In one Colletotrichum destructivum chromosome 2, complete sequence genomic region, the following are encoded:
- a CDS encoding Putative tetratricopeptide-like helical domain superfamily: MSPQRPNFIDLRAPSSMSNVSRPLRSPRLHVAGEAPPELSPLDAFALQSRLLARQLQAAANGEGRRMSRLPPLTTESPLVVQGRSEYFRSMYDSGAEEAALPELQNPGLGLRTEVEDAFPSEKDRPVSVHPRMSRIPPTPDEGIPLPTQPLPGVMRGRPLDSMEEGQNETYFGARREQSPAPMEHAPTDSYSQASPPRKDRSLHMPSPARSRENSLTGSPGKSLKGHSIDGPGLAPPRPSFGARSTTSMSSPLDNSTDDISNSIQSLPPRKLSSCSAYAASTMSPSLNPGPFQRSPSVCSDASMPLPRPSFNFSRPMSRAGTPGLETPTRQASSDSQPSFMFANDDSAHTPVSMNSEGFPDHLPDDGKAAPSYIYSKYSLPRGKIVQRSVPLDPHPQALIQHDQPKTIPSIVQAIQHGAPPSPPTRPSSSAEPDGLSLAKPSFDHGSQSMDRGGPVPQPPPDTGRPSTESRPSEEESRGRALTSPVHEAAARGQTAMSTATSDSNSTVRAPRSLASGAPTASDMTPEEHLAKGIECHENGSVKESTYHLRHAAKGGNPTGMLLYALACRHGWGMRPNQREGVEWLRKAAECASLEIADDEDHVKEGKFVDAMERRTRKAQFALSIYELGVSHMNGWGIEQDKALALRCFEIAGSWGDVDALAEAGFCYAQGVGCKKNLKKAAGFYRQAEAKGMNMVGNSWIHKSKYNEEDSSTKKPRSKSRTRTMFGIKTG; encoded by the exons ATGTCGCCCCAACGCCCCAACTTCATCGACCTTCGGGCGCCTTCAAGCATGTCCAACGTATCGAGACCTTTACGATCCCCGAGACTCCACGTTGCCGGCGAGGCACCTCCCGAATTGTCGCCGCTTGATGCTTTCGCTTTACAGAGTCGCCTGCTTGCGAGGCAGCTCCAAGCTGCCGCCAACGGCGAAGGGAGGCGCATGAGCCGGCTACCGCCTTTGACTACAGAGAGCCCCTTGGTTGTCCAGGGCCGATCAGAATACTTCCGATCCATGTATGATTCGGGAGCAGAGGAGGCCGCTCTACCTGAACTCCAGAACCCTGGACTGGGATTGAGAACCGAGGTGGAGGACGCCTTTCCGTCCGAGAAAGACCGACCCGTGTCGGTGCATCCTCGAATGAGTCGAATTCCGCCTACCCCCGACGAAGGTATCCCTCTACCAACGCAACCGTTGCCCGGCGTGATGCGTGGGCGACCATTGGATTCGATGGAGGAAGGCCAAAATGAGACCTACTTCGGCGCCAGAAGAGAACAGTCCCCAGCACCCATGGAACATGCACCTACCGACTCGTATTCGCAGGCCTCACCCCCGAGAAAGGACCGATCATTGCATATGCCTTCGCCTGCACGATCGCGTGAGAATTCGCTGACTGGATCACCCGGCAAGTCGCTCAAGGGCCACTCAATTGATGGACCAGGATTGGCGCCTCCGCGACCCAGTTTCGGTGCGCGATCAACCACGTCCATGTCTTCGCCGCTCGACAACTCGACCGACGACATAAGCAACTCGATTCAGTCCCTACCCCCACGAAAGCTTTCCAGCTGTAGCGCTTATGCGGCGTCTACGATGTCCCCAAGCCTCAATCCAGGTCCTTTCCAACGCTCGCCATCTGTATGCTCAGATGCCTCGATGCCACTACCACGACCATCCTTCAACTTCTCGAGACCCATGAGTCGCGCCGGCACTCCTGGGCTGGAAACCCCAACACGTCAGGCATCATCCGACAGCCAACCATCTTTCATGTTTGCAAATGATGATTCGGCTCACACCCCAGTGAGTATGAACAGCGAGGGCTTCCCCGATCACCTGCCGGACGATGGTAAAGCCGCCCCTTCATACATCTACTCCAAGTActctcttcctcgaggcAAGATTGTCCAAAGATCAGTCCCTCTGGATCCTCATCCTCAAGCACTCATCCAACATGATCAGCCCAAGACAATCCCGAGCATTGTGCAGGCCATTCAACACGGCGCCCCTCCTTCACCTCCGACTCGGCCGTCTAGCTCGGCAGAGCCTGATGGCCTTAGCTTGGCTAAACCATCATTTGATCATGGAAGCCAAAGTATGGACCGAGGTGGTCCAGTGCCGCAGCCGCCTCCCGACACCGGTCGTCCGTCTACCGAGAGCCGGCCCTCAGAGGAGGAGTCAAGGGGCCGGGCTCTCACCTCTCCAGTGCACGAAGCTGCTGCCCGAGGGCAGACTGCCATGTCAACGGCCACCAGTGACTCCAATAGCACGGTCAGGGCGCCGCGCTCCTTAGCCTCAGGCGCTCCAACCGCATCTGACATGACCCCGGAGGAACATTTGGCTAAGGGTATCGAGTGCCACGAGAACGGCTCGGTAAAGGAGTCGACTTACCACCTTCGACATGCCGCTAAGGGAGGCAACCCGACAGGTATGCTTCTGTATGCGTTGGCATGCAGACATGGCTGGGGCATGCGGCCCAACCAACGAGAGGGCGTCGAGTGGCTGAGAAAGGCTGCCGAATGCGCCAGTCTTGAAattgccgatgacgaggaccaTGTCAAGGAAGGCAAGTTTGTTGATGCCATGGAGAGACGAACTCGTAAGGCGCAGTTCGCTCTGAGCATTTACGAGCTTGGCGTTAGCCACATGAATGGCTGGGGTATTGAGCAGGACAAGGCTCTCGCGTTGAGATGCTTTGAGATTGCCGGGT CCTGgggtgatgttgatgctCTGGCCGAAGCCGGCTTTTGCTATGCCCAAGGTGTTGGGTGCAAGAAGAACCTCAAAAAGGCAGCTGGCTTCTACAgacaggccgaggccaaaggGATGAACATGGTTGGCAACAGCTG